The Pseudocalidococcus azoricus BACA0444 genome segment GATTTCCAGTTTTAGTGAGGCTTGGAACAGGAGCGGCACCCAGAGCAAAATGGGCAAAAGTAAGAAGATCAGTAGCCCCAAGGTATAAAGCCAAGGCTGATCTCCCAGACCCCGCCGGAGGGCTTGCCACTGTAAGCCTGTCCAATACCAAATCCGCTTGTAAGGATAGGTGACGACTAATTGTTCAATGGAATAGCCATCGGGACGGACAACAAAAATTTGCTGGCAGCGTTGACACCCCAAAGCCTCGGTTAAGACGATTGGGATTAATTCCCCATTTTGGCGACAGGGACAAGGGTAGTGAGCAGCGGGGTCAACCTTGTGGGCGTTCGGGAGCGTCACGGGATAGTTTGCAAACACTTAAGTTAAAAATTCACCGGACAATTTTGCCGAAAAGCAGGCCCCTCTAGCATACAAACTGCATTCAGAAATATGCCAGGCCCAGAAACCATTTGCAACATTTTTCTCCTAAGGTTTAAGCCTTCCCAGGCCGGTATCCGCTGCTCCTAACGTAAAATCTGGCCCATAAAATCTCCCCAAATTGCCGCTGCATCCCCACTACTGCCCTGAGTTGGACTATTGTTATCATTGCCAAGCCAGACCCCAGTTAAGACATTCCGGCTGGGGACATAGCCAATAAACCATAAATCTCGATAGTCGTTGGTGGTTCCCGTTTTACCCGCCGCCCTTAGGCCAATGGCCGCCGCCCGTCCCGTTCCTGCTCGAACAACTGCCGTTAGGGCCTGGGTCATGGTTGCAGCCACATCAGCCGGCACAACAGGTTCCCCCCCTAAGTCTTGGGCATCCCGCTCAAAAATGATCCGACAGGTCTGGAAATCATCGGGGTTAGAGCAATCTCCACCATCTTGAACACGACTAATCGTTATGGGAGGCAAGTAACGGCCTTGATTCGCTAAAACGGACAGCGCGCTACACATTTCTAGAAGAGTGGTCTCATTTTGCCCCAAAACCAGGCCTGGGACAGCTTGCAATGGACTTTTAATTCCCATTCGGTGAGCTAAATCCACCACTCGCTGTAAACCAACGTCTTGGGCCAGACGCAGAGCAATGGGGTTTTCAGAAAGGGCAAGACCCCGGTATAAATCCATCGCCCCACTGCCATGCCGACAGCCTGCAAACTGCTGCCCTTGCCAGAAAAACGGCCCGCAGGAGTAGGTTTGCCCCAGGGAAATTCCCCGCATTAAGGCGGCCGTAAATAAAATCACCTTAAAGGTTGAACCCGGTTGTCGCTGGGCCTGGGTAGCCCGATTAAATTGGCTTTGGCCATAGTCTTTCCCCCCCACTAAAGCTGCAATCAGTCCCGTTTCCGGATGGATAGTTAGGATTGCCCCTTGCCCAATCCCGGCAGAATTGCCCCATTTTTGCAAGTTGTCCTTCAGGGTTTTTTCCGCTCGCTTCTGCCAGTCCAGGTTTAACCCGGTCGTGACAATTAAATTACCTTCCTGGGCTAAGTCCTTTCCCAACAAATGGGCTAAATCGGCATACACCTGATCCGTGTAGTAGGCGGCCGGTTGGATAGCTAGGGCTTTTTCAGCCTCTGGACTGACTTCAATGCGTGAGCGGCGGGCCCGATCTGCTTCTGCAACGGAAATATAGCCCTGTTCAGCCATCCGACTGATGACCCGATTGCGATAATCAATGGCCGCGTCATAGTCCCGAATCGGATTAAAGCTATTGGGGGCCGGCAAAATTCCCACTAGGGTCGCCGCTTCAGCCAGGGTTAGCTCCTTAGGTGGCTTATTGAAATAAAACCTCGCTGCATCGGCAAAACCATTATTTCCCAGGCCCAGATAGACCCGATTTAAATAGGCCAGTAACAACTCATCTTTGCTGTAGGTGGCTTCTAACTTAAGGGCGACGACCATTTCCCGGAGTTTGCGCCCTAAGGAATCTTCACTACCCACATAATTGCGATAGAGCGTCCGGGCCACCTGTTGCGTCAGAGTACTGGCCCCTTCCCGCAGTTCACCCCCGCTGAGATTAGTCAGGCCTGCCCGGAAAATGCCAATCGGATCTACCCCAAAATGCCAGTAGTAACGACTATCTTCCGAGGCCATGACTCCCTTGGCCAGGTAAGGCGAATAGTCGGAAAGTTGGCGGAGTTCCACATGGGGATGTTGCTCCACAGGGGCGAGGGGTTTGCCATCGGCTGACAAAATAATCACTGGCCCTTGGGTCATTGCAGGTAAAGGGCGCACCGGAATTTTGATCCATTCAACTCCCAACCAGACCAGACCCAGACCGACTAAAGCGGCGGTTCCACCCAGGCCCCAGATGAAAATTTTGACGGGTAAGGGGGGCGGATTTAAAAAAGTCAGTTGGACAGCTCGGGCCTCATCTGGGGGGCCTAAGGTCAATGTATCGCCATCATGTAATTCGCCCACTTCTATTCGGCGGCGACCGCGAAAAATACCATTACTAGAATCTAAATCCTCAATCTGAAAAACAGAACTACCCGGCCCTAACCGAGTTAACTGGGCATGAACGCCACTGACAATAGAGCTATCAATTTTAATATCCGCCTTGGTCTGACTGCGGCCGAGAATGTAGCGATCTCCTAAGAGAGGGTAAGGTTGGGCCTGGCCAGATTCGGGATCAAAGACCTCAAGGGTCGGAACGTGAGCCTGCTGTTTAAGATGAATCCGACTCCAATCAAATTGGGCCTGGGCAGCTTGCAGGGCCTGGGTGACGGTTTGGGTGAAGTTTTTCAGCAAGGGAGTCGCAGAAAATCGGCTTGTCATTCCAGCATATCGAGTCACAGAGCTTCTGAAAAAAGTTAAATTCCTACTAGAAAGAAGAAATATAGCGGATCATTTCAGCCAATGC includes the following:
- a CDS encoding transglycosylase domain-containing protein; translated protein: MTSRFSATPLLKNFTQTVTQALQAAQAQFDWSRIHLKQQAHVPTLEVFDPESGQAQPYPLLGDRYILGRSQTKADIKIDSSIVSGVHAQLTRLGPGSSVFQIEDLDSSNGIFRGRRRIEVGELHDGDTLTLGPPDEARAVQLTFLNPPPLPVKIFIWGLGGTAALVGLGLVWLGVEWIKIPVRPLPAMTQGPVIILSADGKPLAPVEQHPHVELRQLSDYSPYLAKGVMASEDSRYYWHFGVDPIGIFRAGLTNLSGGELREGASTLTQQVARTLYRNYVGSEDSLGRKLREMVVALKLEATYSKDELLLAYLNRVYLGLGNNGFADAARFYFNKPPKELTLAEAATLVGILPAPNSFNPIRDYDAAIDYRNRVISRMAEQGYISVAEADRARRSRIEVSPEAEKALAIQPAAYYTDQVYADLAHLLGKDLAQEGNLIVTTGLNLDWQKRAEKTLKDNLQKWGNSAGIGQGAILTIHPETGLIAALVGGKDYGQSQFNRATQAQRQPGSTFKVILFTAALMRGISLGQTYSCGPFFWQGQQFAGCRHGSGAMDLYRGLALSENPIALRLAQDVGLQRVVDLAHRMGIKSPLQAVPGLVLGQNETTLLEMCSALSVLANQGRYLPPITISRVQDGGDCSNPDDFQTCRIIFERDAQDLGGEPVVPADVAATMTQALTAVVRAGTGRAAAIGLRAAGKTGTTNDYRDLWFIGYVPSRNVLTGVWLGNDNNSPTQGSSGDAAAIWGDFMGQILR